The Rheinheimera mangrovi genome contains the following window.
ACCGCTTTCGCTTGCTCGAAGCTTGTCCTAAACAGGATTTCAGCGCTTATACCGGCCTGCCAATCGCAGCAGTCGAGGATGCGCTTGCCAAAGCAGAGCAGCTGGGGTTAATTAACAGCACAGAAACGCAGTGGCAAATCAGCCCCAAAGGTGCGCGCTACCTGAATGATTTGCTAGAACTATTTATCGACTAATACCCGTCGTTCTTGAAGCTGCAGCTTTGTTGACTGCGCGTTCTCGCCCCAGTCACATAGGTTACTATGCTCCTGGGGATTCGCTCGCTTGTCGTCGCGCTGCAACTCCAATTACTTAGGGTATGGAATTTTCAACCAACTAACTACGACAAATAATGAAGGTCCATTTACTTATGTATTTACGTTACTCAGCACTAGCGCTGGCAGTAAGCCTGGCCACTGTCGCAGGTTGCAAGCCTGCTCCGACTCAGATTGATCAAAGTAAAATCATTGAAGCCACTGTGGTTTTAACTGAAAACCAAAAAGCCGATGCGCTGTTTGAAAGTATTTTCCAGCAGCAAGTAGATAACAGTCCGGAAACCCAGACAGGTTTGGGCCTGAAAACTAACTACGACCAATGGGATGATTTATCTGAAACCCATCGCCAAAAAGAACTGGAGCAAACCAAACAGCAACTGGCACAAGTACAGGCGCTGAATATGCAAAGCCTCGACAGTGGCCGCCAACTGAGCGTAAAGCTGTTAACAGCGCGACTGCAAGCCCGTTTAGACGACGCTAAATGGGATCTCTACAGCTACCCTGTTAATCAAATGTATGGCACACATTCCAATGTACCTTCGCTGCTGATTAACCAGCACAGTATCAGTGATGAAAGCGACGCCAAAGCTTATATTGGTCGCTTAAAAAATGTCACCACCTACTTTAAGCAGTTAGAACAACAATTACAGGTGCGGGCTGATGCCGGCATTCTGCCACCGAAATTTGTGTTTGCTCATGTGATAGGCGCCAGCCGCAACATTATCAGCGGCGCCCCTTTTGACGGTGGCAACGACAGCACCCTGCTGGCGGATTTCCGTGGCAAAGTGCAGGAATTAAAACTAGAGCAAGCAGAAAAAGATCTGCTGATTAAAGAAGCTGAATTGGCACTGATTGGCAGCGTAAAACCTGCTTATGAAAGCCTGCTTAAATTACTGACTACATTAGAAGAAAAAGCCGGTACTGAAGACGGTGTCTGGCGCTTTAAAGACGGCGATAAATTTTACGCGACCCGTTTAGCCCGCATCACCACTACAGATTACAGCGCTGAAAAAATTCACAATCTGGGTTTATCTGAAGTAGCCCGTATTCATGATGAAATGAAAGCCATTATGAAAAAGGTCGGCTTTAAAGGCGATTTACAGCAGTTTTTTGCCTTTATGCGTGACGACCAGCAGTTTTATTACCCGGATACTGCAGAAGGCAAAGCCGCATACTTAGCTGAAGCCACCCGTATTATCGATACCATGAAATCGCGCCTGGACGAGCTGTTTATCGTCAAGCCTAAAGCCGATATGGTGGTCAAAGCGGTCGAGCCTTTCCGCGAACAATCTGCGGGTAAAGCCTTCTACGAACAACCTTCAATGGACGGCAGTCGCCCTGGTATTTATTACGCCAACCTGTACCGCATGAGTGGTATGCCGAAGTACCAAATGGAAGCTTTGGCTTACCATGAAGGTATTCCGGGCCACCATATGCAAATCGCCATCTCGCAGGAACTGGAAAACGTGCCTAAGTTCCGCAAGTTTGGTGGTTACACTGCTTATATCGAAGGTTGGGGTTTATACACTGAGTTCCTGCCCAAAGAGATTGGTATGTATCAGGACCCCTACTCCGACTTCGGCCGTTTAGCTATGGAGCTGTGGCGCGCCTGCCGTTTAGTGGTCGACACTGGCTTACACGACAAAAAATGGAGCCGTGAGCAGGCCATTCAGTATCTGGTCGACAATACGCCAAACTCTAAAGGCGAAGCAGTCAACGCCATTGAGCGTTACATTGTGATGCCAGGCCAAGCCACGGCATACACTGTCGGCATGCTGAAACTGTTGGAACTGCGCGAAAAAGCCAAAACAGCCTTAGGCGACAAGTTCGATATCCGCCAATTCCATGACGTGGTATTGAAAAACGGTGCTGTGCCTTTGGATGTGCTGGAGCAGTTGGTGGATCAATATATTCAGGCAGCTAAAGCCAAGATTTAATTGAAGCTCACCGAATATATACTGTAGGGGCGCCCCTTGTGGGCGCCCGTTGTTTTGCCTAAGTTCACATTATTTTTCAGTCTAAGCTACTCATAACCCGCTAAAACACAGACTGTTTTTCCATAACTCTCCGCTACTGATGCCTCAGGATCCTTATTTAAAATCCCTGTTCTACCCTGCTCAGCTTTTGACCAAATAAGGTAAAGCTATTAAAGGGATTCGTAAGTGATTGCACGTTCCGTTATGCCGCAAACTTCGACACACTATGTTGTATTCAATCTTTGTGGCCTAAGGATTCGCTTTCATGTTTAGCCTAATACCCTGTCTCCATAACAAAAAATCTCTGTTGGCTCTGTGTTGTGTTGCCGCCTTGTACTGCAGCGCTACAGTGGCAGAAACCGCTGAAAACAAAGCTCAAATGATTGCCCCCTCAAGCTTTGACAACCCTATTATTAAGTACGATAGCAAAGACCCAACTAACGAAGTGGGTGACTTGATCTACACCGCAGATCCAGCCGCTTTGGTAGTGGGTGATACCTTATACCTGTACAGCACTCATGATGAAGCTGTGCCGGACGGCAAAGATTACCGCATGTACGACTACAGGCTTTGGACCAGCAAGGACTTAGTAACCTGGCAAAATAAAGGCGCAGTGTTTCGCTACTCTAACTTTGATTGGGCCAGAGGCGATAAGAAAACAGGCAATGCCTATGCACATCATCTGATCCAGCATAAAGATGGCTCAGGCAAAACCAAATACTACTTTTATGCCGCAGTAGAAGGCGGCCAAACAGGCGGTCAATTTGGTTTTTCTATCGGGGTTGCTGTATCAGATAGCCCTGAAGGCCCGTTTAAAGACCCACGGGGTATGCCGATGATTTTGTTGGAAGATACAGCAAAATACAAAGACCACACCTGGCGCAATATAGATCCGGCGGTATTTGTCGATGACGACGGCAAAGCCTACCTGTATTGGGGCAACCAGCAGTTATGGTGGGTGGAACTGGAAGCCGACTTAGTCCATCTGAAAGGCGAAAGCTACACAGTGGATGCGCAAGGACGGATGCAAAACCGTGACACCAGCAAGGTGAAGATCCATGCGGTAGATAGCTTGCCGAACTTCGAAGAAGGCCCTCACCTGTCCAAACATAACGGTATTTATTACTTAGTCTATGCGGCAGGTTTTCCGGAAAGCCTGGCTTATTCCACCAGCTCGTCGGCCACAGGCCCCTGGAAATATCAGGGCATCATTATGCAGCCTTTGCCTAACACCACCACTATCCACCCGGCGATGTTTGACTTTAACGGCCAGACCTATCTTGCCTATCACAGCGCCGACCTGCCGGGCGGTGGCAATTACCGCCGTTCGGTCAGCCTGGACCGAGTGTATTTCAATAAAGACGGCACTATTAAACCCATAGTCAGAACCTCCAAGAAACAGTGAGAAGGTTAAAAAAGCAGTCCGGGCAGCAACAAACTAGCCTTCTCCAGGCCGTTGCGTTGCGGGTAGCCGGCTCCAATTCAGAAGACACAACAAGGAAAGGAACGAAATGAAAAGTAACTTTTTAACTCCTGGCTGCTCACACTTTGGCCTGTTCCGGCAGAGCCTGTTGCTGGCCGCTTGTTTATGGACAGCTCAGGCTGTGGCGCAAGCCAACGATACGATGACACCCATAGCCGCACCCGATCAGAGCAATGCCATAGAACTTGGTACTGGCCCGCTGCCAGATGCCAAGGCGCAGGAATCCTGGCATTCGCAGTACGGCAGCAGATTTGCACGTAACGTTACAGTCGCCACACTAACGCCCTTTTTACCTGATGCAAAAACGGCCAGCGGTGCTGCGGTTATTGTGGCCCCTGGTGGCGGCTTTCGCACTTTGTCGATGGACAACGAAGGCTGGGATGTCGCCAAAGCGCTGGCGAAGCAAGGTGTTGCAGCTTTTGTGCTGAAATACAGATTAAATCAAACCCCGGCCGATATGGCTGCCTTTGAGCAAGAAATGGCGCAGATGTTTTCCGGTACTGCGCGCCGCCCGCCCCGTCCTGATCCAGCTGAAATGGTGAAACGTCTGGCACCGCAACTGGAAGATTCAAGCGCCGCCTTTGCTCTGATTCGCAAACGTGCTGCCGAATGGAGGGTCGATCCGGACCGTATTGGCATGATAGGTTTTTCCGCCGGCGCCATGCTGACTATGGCAACGACGCTTGTAGGTAAAGATGCCAAACCCGCTTTTATCGCCAATATCTATGGCCCATTGGCGGAAGTGGCAGTACCAGCCGACGCACCGCCATTATTTGTCGCCCTTGCCGCTGATGATCCATTCTTCGCCAATGGTGATTTTGGCCTGGTCAAAAACTGGCAACTGGCGAAAAAACCAGTCGAGTTTCACTTTTACGAGCAAGGCGGTCACGGCTTTGGCATGTACCCGAAAGAAACCACCAGTACAGGCTGGTTCGGCGCCTTTAGCAGTTGGCTGAAGATGCACGGCATGATGCAGCCTAAAGCCTAAAAGCCAAACGGCTAATCTGGCCGTCTCCTGTGTATTCACGAAGTCGTTACTGTAGGGACGTCCCTTGTGGGCGTCCGTTTTCGAATGATCTGCCAGGCTCGTCAATAAATCCGCGTCATATGGGGCCGATGTACATCAACCAATCAAGAGAAATTCATAATGAAAACTATAAAAACCACTCTGTTAGGCGGGCTCTTTATCTTCACACCGCTTGCCCATGCCGACTTTGTCGACGACTTTAATCATTCCGTTGCAGGCTGGCAAAGCCTGACCGGAGATGGCGAGGCGCAGTTAACTTTTATCCCCATGGATGGCTTTGCCCGCATGCAGGTCGATGCCACTAAAGATCAGCACAATATCTATTGGACCATTATCAAACGTGATGTTGCGCCCTCTTTGGATATGGAAAAGCTCAAAAGCCCGGACTACGAACTACGTGTGGAAGCGCGGGTTCGGGCCAGCCATGCGCCGCGCCGGGTCAACTTTATGATCAACACCCAGCGCACCACGGATTATCACCAACATTTACGCGAATATGATCTGGACCAGACCACAGACTGGCAAGTGATCAGTATGACCACCCGCAATTTAGACGCTGTGCCTGGCGATCAAGTGAATGTGCAACTTGGCGTTACTGACTGGGGGCCAAGCCAATACCATCTCGATGTGGATTATTACCGCGCCGAAGTGGTGCCGGTGAAGAATGCCAAAGCCGATTTGGGCGAACCTTTGGTCTATCATCCGCCTATCCCTGCACTTGAAAGCTTTAAACAGCACCTGAAGGTCAATCAGGATACCAGCATTAATTCGGCTTTTCCTTTAGTCAATTTCAACAACTGGACTTCCGACAATGCTAGGGTTTTCACCGTCAGTGCCGGACAATACCCCTTGCTGCGCTGGGACTTACAAAGTTTTCGCGGCCAAAAAGCCAAAGGGTCTGGCGTATTGGAGCTTACCACCCAGTCACTGCAAAAAGGCGGTAACTACGTCGCGGCTTTGGGTGAGGATTTTGGTATTGAATTCGATAAAGTGCGGGTGTTCGAGATTTTGGCTGGTGATGCAAACTGGCAACAACATAACGTGACCTTCCAGAGTTTTACCCAAGGCAAAGATCTGCAAGCTGCTATTAACGGCCAAATGATTTTTGATACCGAAGTAGCGCCAGCACAAGGCAAAACCCTGGTCACTATCCCCCGCCCTGTGCTGCAACGCCTGCTTGATGGCACCACCCGTGGTCTGTTACTACAGCCTTTAGGAGCGCTTGAAGTGTCCTTCTACGACTCTGAACATGGCGATGGCAGTCAGGCGCCTAAATTGCATTTCAGCAGCGCGCAATAACCAGCTGAGGCCCCCATGAATCGACTCGTTAAATTGCTTTCCATACCGCTATCTATAGGGTTTGCAATCACAAAAGTACTGGCGCTTGTAGCTGCACTCACCCTTGTGGGCTGTACGGCGTCAGCCACCGACACTGTTGCCCCCAATCAAATCCGTACCTGGCAGATGCAGGAAATTGTGCTGCTGGCAGCCAAACCTTATGCCAATTATTACACCGAGGTTGATCTCTGGGTGCAGCTAAAAGGGCCAGGTTTTGATAAACGGGTGTATGGCTTTTGGGATGGCGATAACAGGTTTGTAGTGCGGGTGGTGGCCACAGCGCCCGGCCAATGGACCTGGCAAAGTGCGTCTAACCATCCGGATGATGCGGGTTTAAATGGCCACTCAGGCACCTTTACTGCCGTGGCATGGACAGCGGCTGAAAAACAGCAGAACCCAAACCGGCAAGGTTTCGTGCGGGTATCACCAAACGGCCACGCGCTTGAATATGCCGATGGCACCCCCTTTTTTATGGTCGGTGATACCTGGCTGGCGGCCAGCACCTGGCGCTTGCCATTTCGTGGCGCCGCCACGTCCACAGATTACCAACCAGGCCCTGGCATTGGTTTTGAAGATGCGGTCACGTATCGCAAGCAACAGGGTTTTAACTCGGTCAGTATGATTGCCGCTTTCCCCAATTGGGATGCCGATCTAAACCCCAGCACCCATGCCGATCACAATGGCGTTTACCTGCGCAATGCCTGGGAAAAATTTGGTTATGACGTTGCAAGTGAACAAGGCACTGATGCCTCGGGTGGTGTCAGTTATTGGGGTTCTTTTACCGCCAAAAGTATGCGCGATGAATACGGCCATCTGCCCTTTGCAATGTCGGCACAGCATAAAGGCGTGTAGGACTTTAACCGCATCAACCCGGCCTATTTCCAAAGCCTGGACCGCAAAATGCAGTACTTGTCGCAACAAGGTTTTGTGCCACTGCTGGAAACTGTGCGTCGCGACGTAGGCCCGTCCTGGCATGCCTACTTTGATTTTAATGAAAGTTTTGCCCGCTACACCCAGTATTTAATTGCGCGTTATGGTGCCAACAACCTGGTGTTTAGCGGTATTCATTTGGATTGGATCCCCAAAGACTTCAGCCTGACTGCGGCCCAATTTAATGAAGCGCTGACGTATCACTTAAAAAAATACGGCCCACCGCCTTTTAACCAACCTATGACAGTGCTGATTGACCGATCAACCTATGACGCCTTTGGTCATGCCGGGCAAGTGCCCTGGCTGACTATGCATAGCGTGGGCAATAAGCCACGGGATCATCGAGTGGGTGCCGCGCTGGAAACCCAATTTAAGCTGACTCCGGCTTATCCCACTATTAATTTCGAACCTTATTACACCGGCTGGCTGCACGAAATAAACAAACCCGCAGGTGAAGAGCCACCCGCCAATTCAGCGCGGGATAATTATTTTGCCCGCGCCCAAATGTATGGCTCTGTGCTGTCGGGCGGTTTATCCGGCCATGTGCATGGCACTGCGGCTTATGATGTGACCTCAACCGGAGAACCGGCAGGTGCCAGGCCGCAGTTTTGGGATGCGTTAAAGTATGGATCCGCCAGCTATATGCAGCATCTGCAGGCTTTTATGTTGTCAGAAGGCCGCCGCTATCAGGATTTAGGCTTAGCCTCAGAGGATCTTTCGGTGCGTAAAGCCCCGGGCAGCCCGGACGATGGGCTGGATGGTTGGTCTTATATGATGCGCACCAAAGAAAAAGACCTGGCGCTGCTTTATTTTGAAAACAAAGCTGTGTTGCCTAAATTAAAAGGCTTTGTGCCAGGTAAAAGCTATAACTTGAAATGGTTCGATCCAATCAATGGGCAATGGCAAAAACCGCTTTCTATAACAGCGAATACCGATGGCACTTTAGTGCTGCCGGCTTTTCCGCAAGAAAAACAAATCGCCAGCCGCGACTGGGCTGCAAAAATTTTGTTGGAGCAATAAGGGCTGTTTCGAATGATTTGATGTTCAGGCGATATTGAAAAATAAGCGAAGTATGTTTTTCCGAATCCAACGGAGCGGTCAACTGCAACGCAGACCCGCCGTGGATACATCCGTGTAGCGTGCAGGGTCTGCTAACGTAGTTACCCGTCCGTATCCCAGGCGCATCTGCATCGTCACTTTGTGCCAACTGCTGACTTTACAGTTTTTCACAATGAAATGTCTGCTTTCGAATGCTGAGCGGAATTCACTGAAAAAGCCTGCCTCATTTTGTGTGTTTTTTGAGTTTTATTTTTGAGAGAGTTGCATCTATACCACGTGACTTCATCCTATGGTTTCTCAAAATATTGGGAGGTCTGTGAATCGAAACCAGTAACTAGGTTACCTAATTTAGGGGGGGCAGCCAAAGAGTGCTCCCTGAAAGGCTGTTCAATGCAGCCAAGCCGACATTTTAGATCGACCTGACTGCATGTAAGTACTTTTTAAAATCAAATATTAACTCAAACCAAATGTTTTCCGGATCCCTTTGGATACGGGACCTGAAGGCATAAATCGGCGTAATTTACTTAGCAAGGATGCCTCACCTGATGGTGTGTGACGCATCCGCCAACGGCCTGTTGCAGCTTTGACAATAGTCTTTGCCACACCATCTGGTGTTGGAGCCCCTTGAACAGTCTTTACCACAGTGTTAGTCGATAGATTGCGTTCATGATCATAGTCCATGATCTTTAGCGCGGTCATCGGTGCATTTAGATCCAGATTGGTTTTAGTAAACGAAGGTTCAACCAGAGATACCCGGATGCCAAACTGCCGGACTTCATGGTCCAGACTCTCAGACAGACCTTCAACTGCATGTTTCGATGCAGAATACAGACCCATATAAGGGGCAGGTAGGAAGCCAAGTACAGAACTGATATTAATGATGCGGCCATATTTTTGTGCGCGCATCTGCGGTAATACCGCTTTTATCCTCCGCAGCATACCAAATACATTAGTGTCAAATAATGAATGCGCTTCATCCGTTGATGATTCCTCAACGGCCCCCACCAGGGTGGTCCCGGCGTTGTTGACCAATACATCGATCTGGCCCGCTATATCAATGATTGACTGGATAGCCAAAGCAACAGAATCGTCCCGACGGACATCCATCGCCACAAATTCGACCCCGGCAATTGGCATGGTTCTAGTCAAATCCCGCACTGTGCCGAACACCCGAAAGCCATGCTGGGCAAACATTGCCGCAGTAACCCGACCAATTCCTGATGACACTCCAGTGACCACCACAACTTTTAATTTAGACATAAAAACCTCTTACATAATCTGCATACATGATTGATCAGACCTGGTTGTCCGGTTTGATTTTGAACCAGATGGCGTACATAGCTGGCAAAAACGCCAAGGTAAGGACAGTACCGGCGAAAGTTCCGCCGATCAGTGTGTAAGCCAGAGCTCCCCAAAACACCGATTGTGTCAAGGGAATAAACGCCAGTATTGCAGCCAGCGCAGTCAGCAGCACTGGCCTGGCTCGTTGCACTGTGGCTTCAATTACCGCGTGAAACGGCGCCAGTCCAGCCTGTTGATTGTGCTGGATTTGTCCGAGCAGAATTAAAGTGTTGCGCATCAGGATCCCGGACAATGCAATCAGGCCAACCAGTGCATTGATGCCAAAAGGTTGCTGGAACAACAGTAGGGTTGGAACCACGCCAATCAAACCAAGCGGCGCCGTCAAAAACACCATCGCCATGGCGGAATTGGAGCCGGTCTGCAACACCAAGATCAATAAGGTGACCGCGATCATTATAGGAAACAGCGGAAGCATAGCGACCATTGCCTTACCTGACTCTTCAATTGAGCCCGCCTCTTCTATGCGATAGCCATCAGGCAAAGCATCTTTGATAGGCTGCAACTGTGAAGTGATCACGGACGACACATCCGGTGGTTGCAATCCATCGGCAATATCACCGCGTACGGTGATGGTTGGCATCCGGTCACGCCTGCGCATTACCGGTTCTTCCATTTGCACTTCGATTTCACCAATTTGTGACAACGGGATCCGTTGGCCATTGATACCAGCCAAGGTGAAATCAGCGAGGCGTGCTGGGTCCAGCCGCGTGTCACCACTGGTGCGGGCAATCACCTGAACTGACCGGATATCTTCGCGCACTACAGTAACCGGCGCACCTGTCAGGAAAAATTGCAGTTGTTGTGCCACTGCACTGCTCGTTAACCCCAACGCCTGTAAACGGTCTTGTTGCAGCTTGAAACGCAACACAGGAGTGCGGGTACCCCAGTCTGTATTTACAGTACGCATCATAGGGCTGGCTGCCAGTACTTTCTCAACCTTGTCTGCGATGTCGCGCAACGTTTCTGTGTTAGGTCCAACCACCCGATATGCAACCGGATAGGGCGAGTAAGGGCCGAACACCAGCTGCGTTACGCGAACCTGGGCTTCAGGAGCGAGACCATCGGCTATCGCCTGACGCAAACGATGCTTGAGCGCTTCACGTTCCTGTTGGTTGTCGGTCCGGATTACAATCTTGGCGAAGGACGGATCGGGTAATTCAGGCCCTACAGAGAAGAAGAAACGCGGTGCGCCCTGGCCGACATAAGCCGTGACAATTCGGGCTTCTTCTTGCTTGGCCAGCCAGGTTTCAACTTTTGCAGCAGTATTGCTTGTTTGAGTGATAGTAGTGCCATACGGCATCTGTACTTCAACCAGGACTTCAGGCCGGTCAGAGATGGGAAAGAACTGCTTCTTCACCATACCCATCCCTAAAATGGCCGTGACAAACAAGGCTGCCACTGCGCCTGCAGTCAGCCATTTTCGGGTGATAACCTGCTGTAAAATGTGGCGCAAACGGTTGTAATGGGGCGTGTTGTAAATCGCGTTATGATCGCCTTCGGTTTTTGGCTGTTCTGGTAACAGTTTCACTCCCAAGTAGGGGGTGAAAACAACCGCAACCACCCAGGATGCAATAAGTGCAATCCCAACTATCCAAAACATATTGCTGGTATATTCACCCGCGGTGGACCGGGCAAAGCCATTTGGCATAAAACCAACCGCAGTGACCAAAGTGCCGGACAACATCGGTGCAGCAGTGTGACTCCAGGCATATGCGGCGGCCGCCGCCCGACTGAAGCCTTCCTCCATTTTTACCACCATCATTTCAATGGCGATGATGGCATCATCGACCAATAAACCCAGTGCAAGGATTAATGAGCCAAGAGTTATGCGGTCAAAATTTTTGCCGGTCGCCAGCATCACTAAAAAGACCGCGGCGAGAGTCAGGGGCACTGCCGCCGCAACAACTAATCCTGCACGCCAACCCATGCTGAGAAAACTGACTAACATCACGACCAGCAGAGCAGCGAAAAACTTCAGCATGAACTCATCCACCGAAGCACTGATGTTAACTGCCTGATCTGTGACTTTGCTTAATGTCATACCTAAGGGTTGTGCCGCGTTGATAGCCTGCACTTCCTGGTCCAACGCTTGACCTAAATCAAGACCATTCCAACCTTCCCGCATGATAACGCCAAGCAGCAATGCCGGCTCTCCACCGCTTCGGACCAAAAATGTGGCAGGATCTTCATAACCCCGTTTGACCTCTGCAATGTCAGACAATTTGATGATCCGGCCCTGTGCTACAACCGGGGTATCGCGGATCTTTTGCAGTTCGTCGAATGCCCCATCCAGACGGATAAAGACCTGCGGTCCTTTGGTTTCCACTGAGCCTGCGGGCGTCAGCACATTTTGCTGGTTCAGTGCGACAAACACGTCCTGTGGACTAACCCCTAAAGTGGCCAGCCGCTCGTGTGCTAACTCTACATAGATGCGTTCGGATTGCTCACCGATGATATTGACCTTTTTCACACCAGGTACGTGCAATAAGCGCTGACGCAATGACTCTGCGCTTCGCACCAATACACGTTGTGGCTCGCCTTTAGCCTTGAGAGCAAACAAAGCAAAAGTGACATCGGCATATTCATCATTGATCATCGGGCCTATCACACCGCTAGGCAGGTTGATGCTCTCATCACCGACTTTTTTGCGTGCCTGATAAAATTGCTCCTGTACTTCAGCCGGCGGAGTGCTGTCGAGCAGTGTCAAAGTGGTAAATGCTAAACCCGGTCTGGTGTATGTTTCCGACCGGTCATACCAGCGCAATTCCTGTAAGCGCTTTTCAATTTTTTCGGCAACTTGGTCTTGCATTTCCTCTGCGGTGGCCCCTGGCCAGGCAGTGATGACAGTCATGACTTTAATGGTGAAGGCTGGGTCTTCAGCACGACCTAATTTAAGAAATGACACCACCCCGGCCAGCGAAATCAACAAAATCAAAAATACAGTGATGGAACGATGTCGCACCGCCAAGGCGGACAAATTGAAACGACTTCCGCTCATAACGAAGCTCCTTCAGTTGCACCTGAAAGGCCCGATTGTGCAACTCGCACCGGATTCTCATCCCGTAACAAATGCGCTCCGAGCGTGACAATTTGAGCGTCTGGGTTGAACGAGCCACTGATAAAGGCAAGCTCTGTATTAAGCCGGTGTACCGTGACAGGAAGCCAGCTCACTTTCGCCGGAGAGCCAGAAACAACCCAAACCCCAGGCCCATTTCCCTGGTCAAACAACGCGGTGATCGGAACTTGAAACTGGATCGTTTTGGAATTCACTTCATCGGAAAGTTGGATCATCACGGTCGAGCCTAGTGGGGCAGTGGCCAGCGCACCGTTAAGTACATAACGCGCTTCGAAAGTGCGAGTCAGTCTATCAGCCGTCTCAGACAACTGACGTAATCGTGCCGCTTCGTCGGTTTGACCACTGCCAAACAAAGTTGCAGTCGCCAAGGAGCCTATCTCTGGACGGAGTGTTTCCGGCAATTGGATCTCGGCCTCGCGCGGGCCCATATGAGCCAAACGAGCTACCGTCTGACCTGACGAGACGACCTGGCCTGGTTCAGCCAGAGTTTCCATTATGATCCCATCAGCATCAGCAACGAGCTCGGTATATTGCTTAGCGTTGTCCGCAACTTCAGCCTGTGCTTTGACTGCCTTTAATTGGGCTTGCGCTGAGTCGGCGGCGGCTTTGGCCTGATCATAGGCTGAAGCAGAAATCGCCCCTGTTCCCGTTAGGGCACGTAAGCGTGCTTCATCATCTGCGGTCTGTTTTGCCAGCGCGGCGGCTGCGACTACCGCAGCTTGTTGTACATTGGCTGCGAGTTGCAAATCAACTGGGTCAAGCCGCAGCAGTACCTGCCCCCGTTTAACTTTCTGGCCAGTATCGACGAAACGCTCTTTGATCTTCCCGGCAACTCTGAACCCCAGGTCACTCTGCACTTTGGCCGCC
Protein-coding sequences here:
- a CDS encoding efflux RND transporter permease subunit; translated protein: MSGSRFNLSALAVRHRSITVFLILLISLAGVVSFLKLGRAEDPAFTIKVMTVITAWPGATAEEMQDQVAEKIEKRLQELRWYDRSETYTRPGLAFTTLTLLDSTPPAEVQEQFYQARKKVGDESINLPSGVIGPMINDEYADVTFALFALKAKGEPQRVLVRSAESLRQRLLHVPGVKKVNIIGEQSERIYVELAHERLATLGVSPQDVFVALNQQNVLTPAGSVETKGPQVFIRLDGAFDELQKIRDTPVVAQGRIIKLSDIAEVKRGYEDPATFLVRSGGEPALLLGVIMREGWNGLDLGQALDQEVQAINAAQPLGMTLSKVTDQAVNISASVDEFMLKFFAALLVVMLVSFLSMGWRAGLVVAAAVPLTLAAVFLVMLATGKNFDRITLGSLILALGLLVDDAIIAIEMMVVKMEEGFSRAAAAAYAWSHTAAPMLSGTLVTAVGFMPNGFARSTAGEYTSNMFWIVGIALIASWVVAVVFTPYLGVKLLPEQPKTEGDHNAIYNTPHYNRLRHILQQVITRKWLTAGAVAALFVTAILGMGMVKKQFFPISDRPEVLVEVQMPYGTTITQTSNTAAKVETWLAKQEEARIVTAYVGQGAPRFFFSVGPELPDPSFAKIVIRTDNQQEREALKHRLRQAIADGLAPEAQVRVTQLVFGPYSPYPVAYRVVGPNTETLRDIADKVEKVLAASPMMRTVNTDWGTRTPVLRFKLQQDRLQALGLTSSAVAQQLQFFLTGAPVTVVREDIRSVQVIARTSGDTRLDPARLADFTLAGINGQRIPLSQIGEIEVQMEEPVMRRRDRMPTITVRGDIADGLQPPDVSSVITSQLQPIKDALPDGYRIEEAGSIEESGKAMVAMLPLFPIMIAVTLLILVLQTGSNSAMAMVFLTAPLGLIGVVPTLLLFQQPFGINALVGLIALSGILMRNTLILLGQIQHNQQAGLAPFHAVIEATVQRARPVLLTALAAILAFIPLTQSVFWGALAYTLIGGTFAGTVLTLAFLPAMYAIWFKIKPDNQV
- a CDS encoding efflux RND transporter periplasmic adaptor subunit, whose protein sequence is MFQRHLISLTAVTVFSLTLIGCNEVNTSDPRTDPPLVRTVQIQNASLTTRTYTGVVAAKVQSDLGFRVAGKIKERFVDTGQKVKRGQVLLRLDPVDLQLAANVQQAAVVAAAALAKQTADDEARLRALTGTGAISASAYDQAKAAADSAQAQLKAVKAQAEVADNAKQYTELVADADGIIMETLAEPGQVVSSGQTVARLAHMGPREAEIQLPETLRPEIGSLATATLFGSGQTDEAARLRQLSETADRLTRTFEARYVLNGALATAPLGSTVMIQLSDEVNSKTIQFQVPITALFDQGNGPGVWVVSGSPAKVSWLPVTVHRLNTELAFISGSFNPDAQIVTLGAHLLRDENPVRVAQSGLSGATEGASL